Proteins found in one Bremerella volcania genomic segment:
- a CDS encoding sigma-54-dependent transcriptional regulator, which produces MDEAFRILIVDDEPNIRSGLAKGLEKEVDHVDTASSVNEALDKFDAESFQIVIADVRLPGDRDGLELLSLIQQREPNTTMIMITAHGTVEMAVDAMRRGAFDFITKPVDLNLIRQQIAKAVEHHRLQTENRFLKDRLAEAGELPNIIGNCQALNDVLRQIRQVADTDATILIHGESGTGKELIARAIHDLSKRSTFPFIPVNLGALPVNLLESELFGHEKGAFTGASRQRPGCFEQSMRGTLFLDEITEIPMKCQVDLLRVLETGQFTRVGGETTLTSDARIVSATNRDIPQLIEEASFREDLYYRLNIIPIEVPSLRQRREDIALLVDHFLNFFCTRHHRPPKTVDNEALQVLMSATWPGNVRQLRNVIERLVVTVSSDRITAANLPAELSSVARNASASEVRSLAEVTEEAEKEAIRISLAANDFHREQTAKVLGVSVRTLHYKMSRYGLH; this is translated from the coding sequence ATGGACGAAGCTTTTCGCATTCTGATTGTTGATGACGAGCCCAACATTCGCTCCGGGCTGGCTAAAGGCCTCGAGAAAGAGGTCGACCATGTCGACACGGCGAGTAGCGTTAATGAGGCATTGGACAAGTTCGATGCGGAGAGCTTTCAGATCGTTATTGCCGATGTTCGGTTGCCAGGGGATCGCGATGGCCTGGAGCTTTTATCTCTGATCCAGCAGCGCGAACCCAATACGACGATGATCATGATAACTGCCCATGGCACGGTTGAGATGGCCGTCGACGCGATGCGCCGTGGGGCGTTCGATTTTATTACCAAGCCGGTTGATCTGAACTTAATCCGACAACAAATTGCCAAGGCAGTGGAACACCATCGGTTGCAGACCGAAAACCGCTTCCTGAAGGATCGGTTGGCGGAAGCAGGCGAATTGCCGAATATCATCGGAAATTGCCAAGCTCTCAATGATGTACTGCGACAGATTCGACAGGTCGCTGATACGGATGCCACGATTTTGATTCACGGCGAAAGTGGGACTGGAAAAGAGTTGATTGCGAGGGCAATTCACGACTTGAGCAAACGCTCCACATTTCCGTTCATTCCCGTCAACCTCGGTGCATTGCCGGTGAATCTATTGGAAAGCGAGTTATTTGGACATGAAAAGGGAGCATTTACGGGGGCCTCTCGCCAAAGACCTGGCTGCTTCGAACAGTCCATGCGAGGAACGTTATTTCTCGACGAAATTACCGAAATCCCCATGAAGTGCCAAGTGGATTTGCTTCGTGTCCTTGAGACGGGACAGTTCACAAGAGTCGGAGGCGAAACAACACTTACGTCCGATGCTCGCATTGTGTCCGCCACGAACAGGGACATCCCGCAATTAATAGAAGAAGCGAGTTTTCGAGAGGATCTTTACTATCGACTGAACATCATCCCAATTGAAGTGCCGTCACTGCGGCAGCGGCGCGAGGACATTGCTCTATTGGTGGACCATTTCCTGAATTTCTTTTGCACTCGACATCATCGACCACCCAAAACCGTAGACAATGAGGCATTACAGGTTCTCATGTCGGCGACTTGGCCAGGCAATGTTCGTCAACTACGCAATGTCATCGAACGCTTGGTTGTCACCGTAAGCAGTGACAGAATTACAGCGGCAAATTTACCTGCTGAATTAAGCTCGGTTGCAAGAAACGCTTCCGCAAGCGAAGTACGCTCACTGGCAGAAGTAACGGAAGAGGCTGAGAAGGAAGCAATCCGGATTTCCCTTGCGGCCAATGATTTTCACCGCGAGCAAACCGCAAAAGTGCTGGGGGTCAGTGTTCGCACATTGCACTATAAGATGAGTCGCTACGGCCTGCATTAG
- a CDS encoding two-component system sensor histidine kinase NtrB: MFRTQSVATGKGYRLSITGLLLLSLAALVITIWMMADFLREQAIVEELTRQLPRDSTAVAKDLASELRWQFRLSILVVLNLIATGLALILLSRAYRSSQESLRDIKALAGHILSSMDQTVITTDRNSIVTSINRHGMDLLGAKLDCIGKHVNELSSDLDLDQFISDWQTEKSSSVTRDFHVGKAGRTVRATCQSLNDFGGKEIGKVLQLRDVTERVLMEERMRRMERYMGLGSLAAGLHHEIRNPLAALSLHVQLLEEQLEESADSEDVQPMLAVIKSEMTRIGEVLERFRDFASMDNLKLEQVNLVQLIQRQVDLAIPQANQQGIAVQFALPESPLPNLTADLLRLEQTLLNLFLNAMQAMPHGGRLSVSVTQSSDALRVEISDTGSGIPEDLRDQVFDAYFTTKSDGTGLGLALCDKIVRQHNGSLDFFSSKDGTTFVMTLPIQQVSLPSD, translated from the coding sequence ATGTTTCGTACTCAATCTGTTGCTACCGGTAAGGGATACCGGCTTTCCATTACCGGGCTGCTACTGCTCAGCTTGGCGGCCCTGGTCATAACCATTTGGATGATGGCTGACTTTCTGCGAGAACAAGCCATTGTCGAAGAACTGACGCGACAACTGCCCCGTGATTCAACCGCTGTGGCCAAGGACTTGGCTAGCGAATTACGTTGGCAGTTTCGGCTTTCCATCCTGGTCGTTCTTAATCTTATCGCGACTGGTTTGGCGCTTATATTGCTCTCCCGGGCCTATCGGTCATCCCAAGAATCTCTTCGGGACATCAAAGCGCTCGCGGGGCATATTCTCAGCAGCATGGACCAGACGGTAATCACAACCGATCGAAACAGCATCGTTACCAGCATCAATCGTCATGGCATGGATTTATTGGGGGCCAAACTCGACTGTATCGGCAAGCATGTGAACGAACTGTCGAGTGACCTTGACCTTGATCAGTTCATAAGTGACTGGCAGACGGAAAAGTCCTCGTCCGTGACAAGAGATTTTCATGTCGGCAAAGCCGGAAGGACCGTCCGTGCGACATGTCAATCATTGAATGACTTCGGCGGAAAGGAAATCGGCAAAGTTCTACAACTACGCGATGTAACGGAACGCGTCTTAATGGAAGAGCGAATGCGTCGAATGGAACGTTACATGGGACTTGGGTCCTTGGCAGCGGGACTTCATCATGAGATCCGAAATCCACTCGCGGCTCTATCGCTACATGTACAACTGCTCGAAGAACAGCTTGAGGAAAGCGCGGATTCCGAGGACGTGCAACCGATGCTAGCCGTAATTAAGTCGGAAATGACGCGAATTGGAGAAGTGTTAGAGCGATTCCGTGATTTTGCATCCATGGACAATTTAAAGCTCGAACAGGTCAATCTTGTCCAGCTCATACAGCGTCAAGTGGATCTGGCAATTCCTCAAGCAAACCAGCAGGGGATCGCGGTTCAATTCGCGTTGCCGGAATCGCCTTTGCCAAATTTAACGGCAGATCTTCTCCGATTGGAACAAACTTTGCTAAACCTGTTCCTCAACGCGATGCAAGCCATGCCCCACGGGGGCAGACTTTCCGTTTCCGTGACTCAGTCTTCCGACGCGTTACGTGTCGAAATCTCGGATACCGGATCTGGGATTCCGGAGGATCTCCGTGATCAGGTATTCGATGCCTACTTTACGACCAAGAGCGATGGGACAGGCTTAGGGCTAGCCTTGTGCGACAAAATCGTACGACAGCACAATGGGAGCCTTGACTTCTTTAGCAGCAAGGATGGCACGACCTTCGTGATGACGTTGCCAATTCAACAAGTGTCTTTACCTTCGGACTAG
- a CDS encoding carbonic anhydrase produces MQQLVQGIHRFQREQFSQDQKLFETLVDGQHPLALFITCSDSRIDPSRLTQTKPGELFIQRTAGNIVPPYGSILGGEAATIEYAVAALKVRDIVICGHSHCGAMAGLLTPEMVDKMPAVRAYLQHAEATRRIVEENYSHLTDPAKRLTLTVEENVLVQLESLRTHPAVAAAIGRGDLKLHGWVYKFETGDVFAFDPDQNQFLPLQDVTSPVSEKQRTLPPI; encoded by the coding sequence ATGCAGCAGTTAGTTCAAGGAATCCATCGATTTCAGCGCGAGCAGTTCAGCCAGGATCAAAAGCTATTTGAGACACTCGTCGATGGGCAGCATCCGTTGGCATTGTTTATCACTTGTTCGGATTCACGGATTGATCCAAGTCGCCTGACTCAGACGAAGCCTGGTGAGCTATTTATTCAACGCACCGCGGGAAATATTGTCCCTCCCTATGGATCTATTCTTGGCGGTGAGGCCGCCACAATCGAGTATGCGGTAGCGGCGTTAAAGGTCCGTGACATCGTCATTTGCGGACATTCTCACTGCGGAGCGATGGCCGGTCTTCTGACACCGGAAATGGTCGATAAAATGCCAGCGGTTCGTGCCTACCTTCAACACGCTGAAGCGACGCGGCGAATCGTCGAAGAAAACTATTCCCACCTAACCGATCCAGCCAAGAGACTAACCCTGACGGTGGAGGAGAATGTCCTGGTCCAACTAGAGAGCCTGAGAACCCATCCCGCCGTGGCCGCAGCGATTGGTCGTGGCGATTTAAAATTACATGGGTGGGTCTACAAATTTGAAACTGGCGACGTATTTGCTTTTGATCCGGATCAGAATCAGTTCTTACCACTCCAGGACGTCACTTCACCAGTAAGCGAGAAACAACGGACGCTTCCACCGATCTAA